In Vicia villosa cultivar HV-30 ecotype Madison, WI linkage group LG7, Vvil1.0, whole genome shotgun sequence, the DNA window ttgagaaacgagggaGATGGAATTTCAAACTGTGAGTGATGagagtttgaagatgaagatggccaTGGTGCCGTTTTTGAACTTAGGGGcatgtttattatattttgaatggaAGGCGTATATTATCTGAATACATCGTCTGCCCTAGTGGCCAAAGCGCGCGTCCAAAGTCACTTTTGCCCAAGGTctagtgttcgatcccccctcagaccttttgtttgtgttattttttttcaaaaccattttCAAATCCTTGGTTTCAAATATTACCAATTGCTTCCTTTCCTTTAGCATATTGAGCGTGCAGCTCAGTTGGTTTTGATTTGTGTTGGCCCCCATGTGGCATGGGTTCAACTCTTGCTAAGACAAAAAACAAACCTTTATgccatttttcttttcaattttttcacAACTTCACCTCATTTATTCAcctatcaaaattaatcattttcacttgatttttcacacacttttttatgtattactagtaacaaacccgtgctgccgcacgggtaatatttttatgatatgtaaatttccaaaaaacaaacaaacaaatggAACAATCATTTGATCAAATCAAAATCCAAATTCTGATAGGATAACATTAGTTTTTATAAAGTCATAACACATGAAGGAGTGTTAATGTCACACAAGTATTTTGCATGTCTTGTTGAAAGAAAAATAGGGCTGCAACATGAATATCTAAAATGAAGTGAATGTTTGGACCTGAAatagaaagaaaatgaaaaaaaaagttaaCATGTGCATGTAAAGAACAACAAAGATTTATTAAATGTTGTTAATGGCATGAtaagataatattaataaaatttggaCCTTTTCAAATGTTATGGAACACTTCTTTGAATACAACATTGGCTGCAGCATGAATCTCAAAAATGAAGTGAATGTTTGGACCTGAAATAGATAGAAAACGAAAAAAAAAGTTAACATGTGCATGTAAAGAACAATATAGAAttattaaatgtttttaattgcaTGATaagataatatttataaaatttggaCCTTTTCAAATGTTATGGAACACTTTTTTGAATACAACATTGGTGGTAGAGATCATAGGTTGTTTATCTTTGTCATGAATAAGAATCCTTAATCCCTTATTCGATTTGACTCTTGAGATAACCACATATAATTGCCCATGACTATAAACTTCTTTAGGCAAATACAAACAAACATTGTCAAGTGATTGTCCTTGAGATTTGTTAATAGTCATGGCAAAGGAAACAATAAGTGGAAATTGGCGTCTTAGCAATTTAAACGGCCATGGGGATTGTGAGGGGGATAAAGACATTATAGGAATATAAATTAAGTTACCAATattttttccagaaatgatcttagCTTCAATGACATGATTAGCAAGCCTGGTTACAGTAAGCCTTGTACCATTGCACAATCCTTCAGACTGACCTAGATTGTGCATTAACATAATAGTGGCACCAACTTTCAACCTGATTGAATTTTTAGGCAATCTTGAAGTTTTAAGAGCATTTAGGAACTCGGGTGTCAAATTCTCATATGCATCACAGCTAGTTACATCAGATTTATCAATAGAATCACTACTAAAGTATTCCTTCTCTTCTCCTACAATAATTTCCAAATACCTATATTTAGTTACAATGATTGGGCACCATAATTTTGCAACACATATCAAAAGGTGTTAACAATTAACTTAAACAAAATGAAATAAGTGTGATTTAAATACCTGGAAGAAGATTTGTGATATATTGGTTGATATCATCAACAACTTCGATTGTTGAAGCTAAGATCGCATGACTTTGAAGATAATTGGAATCAAGATATTTAAGAATGAGATCAGGGTATGTATCTTCAACAATTGCCTTGACGGGATCAGAAAAGTTAGAAATTAAGAACTCATATGGAATGCAAATATCAACATAACCATCATTTGGCTCACACATGGTCCCATCTCCAATTTTTAAAATCCACTCAGAAAAGCTCCTTATGTCATCAGCTGTAGAAGAAGCATTATCACCAGTTTGCAAGCGCATGTTCTTTGTAAGCCTCAAGACTTTACAATGATCCCAAATATAAGAAGCATTTATTTTTGCATGGATAATGTCAGATCTAGTACCTCTTGGTATAACTGGGAGAATTTGTCTGAAGTCACTACCAAACACAACAACCTTACCTCCAAATACTGTTTTAGATGCATGTGAGGTTCCACTCATAATATCTCTTAAGGATTTTTCGAGAGATTCAAAGCAAGATTTATTAGCCATAGGAGCCTCATCCCATATGATTAAATCTGTCATCTTTAGAAGCTCAGCAAGATcatcttgtttttcaatgttgCAAATAGAAGTTTCTAAAGTAGGAACAGTAATCTTAAATCTAGAGTGACCTGTTCTTCCACCTGGTAACAACAAATTTGCAATCCCACTTGAAGCAAGAAATTTTTTTTCTTAGACCTAAGTGCTGCTGATAAAGTTTTCCACATAAAGGTCTTACCAGTCCCACCGTAGCCATACAAAAAAATCACACTGCCTTGTTGCTTTTCTACAACATCCATGATTTCCTCAAAAATGCCTCTTTGCTCGTCTATGTATAAGAGGTGTTTCCAAACAGATTTgttaataaaaatgaaaagttGAACTATTCTAAATTGTTTTAACAATAGAGTCATATTACTTGTAAGAGAAGCggacaaattttcaaaaatttgttgTTGAGCAACAACATCATATTGACGTTCATCATAAAGTAATCTATTTCCTGTAAAGAAAACGACATCCTCTTTTGGATATGGCATTGGTTTGAAGTCCTTCAAACTACGATTATTATTTTCTAATAGTGTTTAAATAGCCATCAGTGTACGTTCCTTTAGCTCGGCATCGCTCATTGTCAAACCTATGATAAAAAAGGGAAGTAATAAAACTTTATGACCCTTATAAATATCTTTGGAAATAGTAACATAAAATCTATAAGTTCATATTGCACTTACAGAACCTTATTGATTAGAACTATTAAAACCGTACCGGTGTTGAAAGATCAACAGTGTTATGTATATAAAAACTCTAAACATGGATAGCCAGCAAGAGGTAGTAAGTTTTCATAAATTTTAGAGGGCTGAAACGTTGCACAATCCAAGCAACAAAAATTCCAAAACAGTTTGTCATTTTTGCACCTTAGCAAATATCTTTGGAAATAGTAAAACATTTTATAACATCATAAATTTTTAACAGAACCTTGTATGACATAAGGTCTAAATAATGCACTGAGTTGAAAAAACAACATAGTTAGGAATTTTAAATTACTAAACATGGGTGCCAGCAAGATGTATTAACTTGTCATAGAATTAAGAGGATATAAATGTTGCTGAATCCAACTTAGCAGGATCCAAAATAGAACTGGACTGTATGCAACTATTTACTTATCTATTGAATCTTATAAAGTGATTGTATATGAGTTTATGAATTGAATCCAACTAATTATGGTCAGGAAGTTATTGTAACATTCACACGGCTGAGAAAGATGACAGCAAGGAAAATAATGAAAAAAGACCACAAATATAGTAAGATAAAATACCTTGATCTCTTGCCAATAACCGTTGATCATAAAGAATGCCATCTGATAAATACATCCAAGTCTTTCTCCAAACATGTTCGGGTCTATTCATGGATGCCAAAAGTAACATTGTCACAAATAGCTTGCGTAAAAAAGGACCGGACCCCCAAAGATGCGCCTCTTTGATTGCCTCGACAAATTCACGATCATCTTATAAAAATCCCATCGCAAAGCACGCATCTCTAAAAGTTTTGTGCTTTTTACCATCAACTGTCTTGATGTCTTGATAGCATAAAGGACCTTTATTGAATGTGAGCATCATCCTTAAATAAAATAACTCTCCAGTAGATTGAGGAACCTAAACCAGTCGACCAATGGTATACCCTTGCTTCCTTGGTTTCCAACTTTGACTTCGTTTATAATAAACAAATTTAGAAACAAAGTCACCATAAGTTAGTAATTTTGTTTCGTCATAAGTTTTGTTAGCCTCAAACCAAGACGTAAACATGGACTCTGTTACACTTGGTTTGAGCAACACATCACCAACCTTCTTGTAGTCTTTGTAGTACACGGAGTTTTCACCTTCCATGTGAAAAAACAATCTTTCTACGGCTGGTTTTCTGCCATGTATAGAATAAGAAAATATCCGCCAACATGCTTCACTTGAGGAGATGTATCGACAATCCAAATATTGTTTGATCTCGTCAACGTTGTTTTTGTCTTGGCCTTGTATGATTGCAGAAATTCTATCGAAacctttatttatatatttgaaaAGGTATTTGATTGGAGTATTTTGGTTGCATCATTCCATGTTGATGTGGGCTTCGTACTTTAACTTGATGTGGGCTTCGTACTTTAACAACAAACATGGATTGTGAGGAACAACATGACCACTATGAAGGATGATGTCGTTCTTTTGAATGGTGTGTCCGTTGTTTCGTCTCCTATAAACCGGGTAGCCTTCTTGGTCCACTAAAGCTGTACTTTGGAATTTCTTAGGGTAAAACTTGGTGCACTTCCCATCTTTCATGCAAGGTGAGTTGAGATTTGCCAAACCACAAGAACCATGAACCATGTGAGATTTGACCAAATTGTACAACCGAGGTTGTGTTTCGGGATCGGGCACTTCAGCACTAATGATCTTGTCAATGTCTTCCGGTCTTGGATATTTGTTTGAAGGATGCAAGAAGATCAATATATGGGCATGAGGAAATCCTCTCTTTTGAAATTCAATGGTGTACATATCTACCAATGAAAGAggattcaaaaattaaaattgttgttAGAAATAGTATAATCAATTCAAAGTATAGTGTAAAGGAGAACGAATCGTTTACTCCTTCgtcatcaaaaattaaaaatgttgTTAGCAATAGTATAATCAATTCAAAGTATAGGGGGATAATTAACTTACAAGCAAGCACTTTGCCAAGAACACCTTTTTTGGTTAAATCTGAAAGCAATTgatcaaacttgattttgaaaattctagaAATAATATTCGGTCGATCTTGAGGCTTCAAATGAAGAGGTCCAAGTACCCTTTGAATCTCAGGCCAATTCGGGTTACAGGTAAAAGTAATAAACAAATCTGGAAATCCAACTTTATTGCATATAGCCATTCCATCATAGTACCATTGATCCATAAACCTACGACCACCGACAAAGGACGAAGGCAAAACCACTCGTTTACCTATGCTTAAACCTGGAGCCTGACTTTGGTCACCCTCTTCATGTAAAGAGTTGTACTTGGACAGTCGAAGCTTTGGTTGATTTTTCCGTAGCCATTCTAGTTTCTCGGACTCTAACATAGTGTAACCATCGACCAGAAATTGCTGGAACAGCCTTCTAGAAGATAACAAAGTCTTAGCTTCTTTTGATCTGGTTTGAATGCGAAAGGCCAGCCATTCGCGAATCGTGAGCCTATTTCTTATGCTGTTTTCATTGACAGGGAAGTCCCTATGGGCTACATCAGGTCTATAGCCGTCCTCACCATACAGAAAAATCAACGGATACTGGTAAGCCATGTAAGCCGCATGGAGCTCCTTGATTCTTTGAAGTCCTCCTCCTCTAGTTTGCATTATTATATCCCTCATTTCTGCCATGTAAATATCTCCAACAACCAAGGCTGCAACTTCACTGATAGTTGGCTGATTATACACTCTTCCATCGGTAGATCGATTAGAAATTAGTCGCAGTTTTAGGTTTTGAGGTTCCCCACTATTCAACCAGTGTCTTGCCATTTGAAAGATCTTAGCACGAGGATTGAATTCACACAACATGTTGGACAATTGATTGACAACCAAAGGATCAATGTTCTCTTTGTTCCTTCACATGAGAAAAAAAAACATTCTTAAAAACcaaacaaattattaataatactGCTCAGTACAATATACTATGTATTTTACAACCATGTATAGTGAAATGTTAATGGTGATTACCTTAGTCCATGcattctattttccacctcatttTCGGTGTCATAAATATATAACTGAGCAAACTTTGGTTTTTAACCTTGAGGAGGCAACATACTTCCAATGCCATGACACGTTAGACCTTGTATCCTTAGTGTT includes these proteins:
- the LOC131618738 gene encoding uncharacterized protein LOC131618738; its protein translation is MPYPKEDVVFFTGNRLLYDERQYDVVAQQQIFENLSASLTSNMTLLLKQFRIVQLFIFINKSVWKHLLYIDEQRGIFEEIMDVVEKQQGSVIFLYGYGGTGGRTGHSRFKITVPTLETSICNIEKQDDLAELLKMTDLIIWDEAPMANKSCFESLEKSLRDIMSGTSHASKTVFGGKVVVFGSDFRQILPVIPRGTRSDIIHAKINASYIWDHCKVLRLTKNMRLQTGDNASSTADDIRSFSEWILKIGDGTMCEPNDGYVDICIPYEFLISNFSDPVKAIVEDTYPDLILKYLDSNYLQSHAILASTIEVVDDINQYITNLLPGEEKEYFSSDSIDKSDVTSCDAYENLTPEFLNALKTSRLPKNSIRLKVGATIMLMHNLGQSEGLCNGTRLTVTRLANHVIEAKIISGKNIGNLIYIPIMSLSPSQSPWPFKLLRRQFPLIVSFAMTINKSQGQSLDNVCLYLPKEVYSHGQLYVVISRVKSNKGLRILIHDKDKQPMISTTNVVQTFTSFLRFMLQPMLYSKKCSITFEKVQTFTSF